From Staphylothermus hellenicus DSM 12710, a single genomic window includes:
- a CDS encoding RAD55 family ATPase produces MSRKTMVTGNPGLDRVIRGSNSVLFFGGAGSGKTTLLLTIASNICIDKNDPCLYISTEETLHYERVARSPQKFANVFFTEIYDFDELFDFIVFKLPILGFRRVFIDSINSLYRVIASEEESITRYGLLLGMLWKNTVDRGGFLFGSAQVRMGYEDEEYEVVASGMNILDYWFKTIIYLGWEDAKRMARIVKPVEYSDESYYFLISGEGIEWVHD; encoded by the coding sequence TTGTCGAGGAAAACAATGGTAACGGGTAATCCTGGTCTGGACAGGGTTATTCGTGGTTCTAATTCTGTCTTGTTTTTTGGCGGGGCAGGTTCTGGTAAAACTACTCTTTTATTAACTATTGCTTCTAATATATGCATAGATAAAAATGATCCATGCCTATATATTAGTACTGAGGAAACCCTTCACTATGAACGAGTAGCTAGGTCTCCGCAAAAATTTGCTAATGTATTTTTTACTGAGATATATGATTTTGATGAATTATTTGATTTCATCGTTTTCAAACTACCCATCTTAGGGTTTAGGAGGGTATTTATTGATAGTATTAATTCTCTCTACCGTGTAATAGCTTCTGAGGAGGAATCTATTACTAGGTATGGATTATTGCTGGGTATGCTTTGGAAAAACACTGTTGATCGTGGAGGGTTCTTATTTGGTTCAGCACAGGTTAGAATGGGTTATGAAGATGAGGAATACGAGGTTGTTGCTAGTGGTATGAATATATTGGATTACTGGTTTAAAACAATAATTTATCTTGGATGGGAGGATGCTAAGAGGATGGCTCGTATAGTTAAGCCAGTAGAATACTCTGATGAATCATATTATTTTTTGATAAGTGGTGAGGGTATTGAGTGGGTTCATGATTAG